In Streptomyces ambofaciens ATCC 23877, a single genomic region encodes these proteins:
- a CDS encoding DUF1684 domain-containing protein, producing MTTDASDEWKRWHAQRVAAVAAPYGPLALTGTYWLEDHPDGHLPDVPGSWTTDGEAVLLTAAGTDGLTVDGRPLDGEVRLTADPGPAGSRVVHGERHLVVLRREGAWGVRDFDPAAGARRAFGGIAATPHDPRWSVPGRFTPYDTGRRSVRVPNADGRERGLGLGGELAFALEGRELTLQVSVEEDGSLWAVFADATSGSTSYRFRFLRPAAPDAEGRTTVDFNRALLPPCAFADHFVCPFPPPGNTLEVRVEAGEREPR from the coding sequence GTGACGACGGACGCATCCGACGAGTGGAAGCGGTGGCACGCACAGCGCGTCGCGGCGGTGGCGGCGCCCTACGGGCCGCTCGCGCTGACCGGCACGTACTGGCTGGAGGACCATCCGGACGGGCACCTGCCCGACGTTCCCGGGAGTTGGACGACGGACGGCGAGGCGGTGCTGCTGACGGCCGCCGGGACGGACGGGCTCACCGTGGACGGCCGGCCCCTCGACGGGGAGGTGCGGCTCACGGCCGATCCGGGGCCGGCGGGTTCCCGGGTGGTCCACGGCGAGCGGCACCTGGTCGTCCTGAGGCGCGAGGGCGCCTGGGGTGTGCGTGACTTCGACCCGGCCGCCGGGGCGCGGCGGGCCTTCGGCGGCATCGCGGCCACGCCCCACGATCCGCGCTGGTCGGTGCCGGGGCGCTTCACGCCGTACGACACCGGGCGGCGCAGCGTGCGGGTGCCGAACGCGGACGGGCGGGAGCGCGGGCTCGGCCTCGGCGGGGAACTGGCCTTCGCGCTGGAGGGGCGAGAGCTCACCCTCCAGGTGAGCGTCGAGGAGGACGGCTCGCTGTGGGCCGTCTTCGCCGACGCCACCAGCGGGAGCACCAGTTACCGCTTCCGGTTCCTGCGGCCGGCCGCGCCGGACGCCGAAGGCCGTACCACGGTCGACTTCAATCGCGCGCTGCTGCCGCCGTGTGCCTTCGCCGACCACTTCGTCTGCCCTTTCCCTCCGCCGGGGAACACCCTGGAGGTCCGCGTCGAGGCGGGGGAGCGCGAACCGCG